Part of the Triticum urartu cultivar G1812 chromosome 2, Tu2.1, whole genome shotgun sequence genome, GAATTTACAGTCATGCAGAATTGCAAAACTACGCTTATCACTAAGAAAAGAAATGGCACAGATGCTACTATTCTTGCTTTGCTAGACAAAAACTCATACCACGGCCCAACAAAAGAAGCTTTATCAAAATCAAATGCAACCTCAGTCAGCATTACTCTCCTACAGTTCACAAATGTCAGGAAGGTACTCTTATTGCAATCATGAGGTGAGGCTACATTGGCATAAATTACATGGCAGATTGGCAGTATGAACAGAAAGGCATAAGGAAGTACCAAGGAGGCATTTTACACCTTAGCCGGTGATCATTGTGCCAGTGCCCTCATCTGTGAGAATCTCAAGCAACAGCGAGTGCGGGACACGCCCATCGATGATGCTTGCAGTGTGCACACCCTGGGCGAGGGCTCTCACGCAGCACTCCACCTTTGGGATCATTCCACCAGCAACCTGCCCACCGGATACCATCTGCCGCACCCCAGCGATGTCAATCTCCTTCACCAGGCTGCCAGGGTCATTACGGTCCGCCAGTATCCCAGACACATCTGTGAGCAGTAGCAATTTCTCGGCGCCCACCGCAGCGGCAATCTCACCTGCCGCCGTATCCGCGTTGATGTTGTAGGCCTGCCCTGTCTCGTCGGCAGCAACGGTGGCAATGACCGGGATGTGACCAGAGGCGATGATGGGGTGGAGGACAGTGGCGTCCACCCGCGCGACTTCGCCAACGAAGCCAAGGGCTGCGGCGttgggggaggggcgcgcggtgATGAGGCGCGCGTCCTTGCCGCAGAGGCCGACGGCGGTGCCTCCGGCGAGGTTGATGAGGGAGACGAGATTCTTGTTGACCTTGCCAACGAGCACCATCTCGACGACCTCCATGGTGAGCGCGTCGGTGACGCGGAGGCCGTTGCGGAACTGCGGCTCGACGCCGACGCGGAGCAGCCAGGAGTTGATCTCTGGCCCGCCGCCGTGGACGAGGATGGGGCGGAGGCCGACGCAGGAGAGGAGGACGAGGTCGCGGATCACGGAGGACTGCAGCTCGGGGGACTTCATCGCGGCGCCGCCGTACTTGACCACCACCGTCTTGCCCTTGAAGCGCTGGATGAAGGGGAGCGCCTCCGAGAGCACGTCGACGCGGCTGAGCGCCGTCGCCCCCGGCGAAACCGCCGTGGATGCGGCGGAGatgcggaggcggcggcggggggagggggaggcggcgATTGGCTTGGCGTGGTTGGGATTGGATGCGGGGTTAAAGAGCGGCGTGGATGCGAGCAGAGAGGAAGATAGCTGGGGCTTCGTGGGGAGcatggctgcggcggcggcggttggtcGGGGGCTGGTGCTCGACGGAATGCCTAGCCGGAAGGGAGGTGGAGGCGCTGGACAGGTTAGCGGCGTAGTAGGTGTTGACTGCAGGTGCGTGCGGCGGGCAGGGGAAGTGGTGAATTGGGGTTGAGTAACCTGGGCATCTCTCGGGACGGGCTCTTAAAAGCCCGACGCTACAACCTGAGCCCGGAAAAAGCCCCCAAGAGTTTTTTAGATTTATAAGCCCGAGCCCGGCCCGGATGAAAAGCCCAAAGCCCGGCTGCTCCTGGTATACAGCACATTAGAACATCAACGTTTTACAAAACAGCAGAATAATAACATCATATGTCACAAAATAGCAGCATATATATGGTATCTTCACAGCAGCATATATATTTCAGCAAACAATACTATATGATCTTTACAAAACAGCACATACATTCCACTATTCCAGCAAACAGCAGGTCAGCAACATATACAGCAGCCTATATACACAACTACTCTTCACAACACTATATAGTATATTCCAACAAACAACACTATAGACATGTTATCTGAACAAAACATCATATATATTCCAGGCTTCCAGCAAACATCAGCATATACACATATGAAATCTTCACATAACAGCAACATAAATTCTTCACAAGATAGCAAAAGGCAAGTCCGTTACATCATTACATAACAGCATCATATTTCTTGTTCATAATAGCAAGTCCATACTACATAATAAATACATAGTCTCACAAGATAACAAATAGCTAGTCTGTTACAAAATACATAATAGCAAGTCCATACTCCATAACATAGTCCGACAAGTTCATTACAGAACATCATATCAAATAACGAAGAAACAAGTTGATGACTCTTTTGACTTCATCTCTTTCTTGTTCCATCAAGCTATAATAACTTAATCATTTTCCTGGAACAAAGCAAGAGAGAAATGATATGAACTAACAAGATATAATCAATGGTAACATGATATCAGTGCACAAGATAGTAAGGAAGAAAGAATGAACACAAACTGAATCTAAAGATAACTCCTCCGCATGAGAACTTGAAGGTCCACCTCCCGCAGTGCTCATTTCTACAAAACAAACAACACAATAAACAATGATAACATGAGTAACCATGATGTTAAATATGAAACAACAAAGCACACCCGATTGTACCTTCATTACGAGACATCTACCAACGATACCAATCTTGCAGAAACATTAAAGCCTCGATGGTTTTAGGCTTAAGTGAAGCTCGGTTAGGCGTTATAACTGTGTGACTCATGCTAAAGTCCTGCTCCATAGCAAAACTAGAAATGGGGACAACAACAACATCCCGAGCCATTGAAGCAAGCTGAGGATATCGCATAGATGATTTGCTCCAAAATTCCAAGACATCCAACTTGTCATTCAATTTTCTAGGTGTTTCTTCCAAGTAAAGATCCAATTGAGACCTCTCTATAGTTGTGCGTTGAGATTGTATGTAATTCTCATAGTCATTGAACATATCAGCATCATCTCCCCTACTTCCCTTACTGTCTGTAGCACCATCTGATGGTGTTTCACTAATAGCAGCAGCACTATATTCGGCAAACAAATTCACCAAGTTTTCTTAACTTCATCCACCCAGCGTTCGGCCTCGTCGGGGGCATAAAGTTTTCCATAACAGTAGCTAACAAAAGCAAGCTTGCAATGGGGATCAAGACAGCAGCACAAGACAAAAATACATTATAATCAGCCCAATACTTATCAAACTTCTCTTTCATTGGAGTTAGCATTGGTGCCATCAACTTCTTTCTTTCACTAGATGCTTTTAAGAGACATGATTGCACCAGGAACACACACTTGAAATACAAATTGGATGCAGGATACTTTGTCCCGGAAATTATGTTGGTCACTTCATAGAAAGTTTTCAAGAAATCATGCATGATAGCAACTTTTTCCCATTCATCATGAGTTAGAGAAAAATTGGACTTGAATGTGCCATCCCTATTACCAAACCACAGTAATGCATCTTTGAAATACAAAGAGTTCTCAAGCATTATGTATGTTGAATTCCAACGGACGGGCATATCTACTCCCAGCTTTCTATCTTCATTCGAATGGTAAATGTTC contains:
- the LOC125539427 gene encoding acetylglutamate kinase-like yields the protein MLPTKPQLSSSLLASTPLFNPASNPNHAKPIAASPSPRRRLRISAASTAVSPGATALSRVDVLSEALPFIQRFKGKTVVVKYGGAAMKSPELQSSVIRDLVLLSCVGLRPILVHGGGPEINSWLLRVGVEPQFRNGLRVTDALTMEVVEMVLVGKVNKNLVSLINLAGGTAVGLCGKDARLITARPSPNAAALGFVGEVARVDATVLHPIIASGHIPVIATVAADETGQAYNINADTAAGEIAAAVGAEKLLLLTDVSGILADRNDPGSLVKEIDIAGVRQMVSGGQVAGGMIPKVECCVRALAQGVHTASIIDGRVPHSLLLEILTDEGTGTMITG